One genomic region from Streptomyces sp. Li-HN-5-11 encodes:
- a CDS encoding lectin has product MAALPLPAIGSAHAASSAAPAFVKDPASLVNPLIGTSGAVDTFPGPDMPAGMVQWGPDTTPDRADGGGYEYKDSKISGFSLTHVSGPGCPVAGDLPVLPVTGALSGNLGNSSVGFSHRDEQARIGYYKVTDASGVTTELTDTTRAGLGTFTFPAGRQANLLFKLSGGATQVDGTRVRVVNNKEISGAIDSGHFCGASNRYTLHFDIKFDQPFTASGTWVGSTINPSATSLNAGRVRQTPQAPKSAPLKEKHFTVPAKPSPTIHGSGDQASGTPSPAPSAGAVPPSSTAGKAAQPPTTGANGMYLTFDTSSNRTVSAKVGISYTSDAGAAGNLATEIKKWNVGAVEQASHDAWNAVLDKIRVGGGSSDQRVQFYTALYHALLHPNVFSDDNGQYMGMDNQVHKLAKGQKAQYANYSGWDTYRSQTQLMAMVEPKVAGDVVTSMLNGYDQTGLLPKWASNNGESYVMVGDPAAGIIAGAYAFGATGFSTDKALAALQHEATVPNNDRPGESVRDAKGYLPLDENDYGCCNFYGPVSTQLEYDSADYALAAFATSLGRTALHKKFATRAQDWMNVFNPQTGYLQAKNRNGQFAGGFTPGTSNGFVEGTSAQYTPMVPFDLRQLIQARGGDKAYSSYLDSLLDNITDPGNTDADLSNEPSVEIPWEYDYTGRPWKTQAAVREAQQHLYFNAPVGSFGNDDLGAMSSWYVWSALGMYPETPGTDTLALGSPVFPVAQVAFQGGGTVRINAPQAAPNAPYVQSLNVKGKAWKNAWLTYRQFKGAGSLDFTLGTRPNTSWASDPSAAPPSDTTGGDRVLAATGPSSDGLVLQPGASSDATLAVTNLGSKAVTADWKATVPSGVTLDTASGSLTVPASGSAETRVHVTAGRSEGTYPVTFALTDHSTGATLSGATLRVAVAKAGALWPYETNEGVYPDATKFSGGFDGGGWAYSQNALSAAGVTSGSTLTVDGISYDWPTVTSGQLDNLEMAGQTIPMPAGTSGASLGLLGAATNAPTDGVSGTVTVTYTDGTVSKATVGFSDWTLNGGSGKPIAGDTTAVTTAYRDTGSGGRDSVKTYVFATKVALDPSKQVASITLPVTGSSGTDHLFAYGFGH; this is encoded by the coding sequence ATGGCCGCTCTCCCGCTCCCGGCGATCGGGAGCGCCCATGCAGCGAGCAGCGCGGCGCCGGCCTTCGTGAAGGACCCGGCCTCCCTCGTCAACCCGCTCATCGGCACCTCCGGTGCGGTGGACACCTTCCCCGGCCCCGACATGCCGGCCGGCATGGTGCAGTGGGGTCCGGACACCACGCCCGACCGCGCCGACGGCGGCGGCTACGAGTACAAGGACAGCAAGATCTCCGGGTTCAGCCTCACCCACGTTTCGGGGCCCGGCTGTCCCGTCGCGGGCGACCTGCCCGTCCTGCCGGTGACCGGCGCGCTGTCGGGCAACCTCGGCAACTCCTCTGTCGGCTTCAGCCACCGCGACGAGCAGGCCCGTATCGGGTACTACAAGGTCACCGACGCGAGCGGGGTCACGACCGAGCTGACCGACACCACCCGTGCCGGTCTGGGCACCTTCACCTTTCCTGCGGGGCGGCAGGCGAACCTGCTGTTCAAGCTCAGCGGGGGCGCCACGCAGGTGGACGGAACCCGTGTCCGGGTGGTGAACAACAAGGAGATCAGCGGGGCAATCGACAGCGGTCACTTCTGCGGCGCGAGCAACAGGTACACGCTGCACTTCGACATCAAGTTCGACCAGCCGTTCACCGCGAGCGGCACCTGGGTCGGCAGCACCATCAATCCCAGCGCCACGTCGCTGAACGCGGGCAGGGTCCGGCAGACCCCGCAGGCGCCCAAGTCGGCGCCGCTGAAGGAAAAGCACTTCACCGTCCCGGCGAAGCCGTCCCCGACGATCCACGGGAGCGGTGACCAGGCCTCAGGCACGCCCTCGCCGGCCCCGAGCGCCGGCGCAGTGCCCCCCTCGTCCACCGCGGGCAAGGCCGCCCAGCCCCCCACGACGGGTGCGAACGGCATGTATCTGACCTTCGACACCTCCTCCAACCGGACGGTGAGCGCGAAGGTCGGCATCTCCTACACGAGTGACGCGGGCGCGGCGGGCAACCTCGCCACCGAGATCAAGAAGTGGAACGTCGGCGCCGTCGAGCAGGCCAGCCACGACGCCTGGAACGCGGTGCTCGACAAGATCAGGGTCGGCGGCGGTTCCTCGGACCAGCGGGTGCAGTTCTACACAGCGCTCTACCACGCGCTGCTGCACCCCAACGTCTTCTCGGACGACAACGGCCAGTACATGGGCATGGACAACCAGGTCCACAAGCTGGCCAAGGGCCAGAAGGCCCAGTACGCCAACTACTCGGGCTGGGACACCTACCGCTCCCAGACCCAGCTGATGGCGATGGTCGAGCCCAAGGTCGCCGGAGACGTCGTCACCTCGATGCTCAACGGCTACGACCAGACGGGCCTGCTGCCCAAGTGGGCCTCGAACAACGGCGAGAGCTACGTGATGGTCGGCGACCCGGCCGCCGGCATCATCGCCGGCGCGTACGCCTTCGGCGCCACGGGTTTCAGCACGGACAAGGCGCTCGCCGCCCTGCAGCACGAGGCCACCGTCCCGAACAACGACCGCCCCGGCGAGTCGGTACGGGACGCCAAGGGCTACCTCCCGCTGGACGAGAACGACTACGGCTGCTGCAACTTCTACGGCCCGGTCTCCACGCAACTGGAGTACGACTCCGCCGACTACGCCCTCGCCGCCTTCGCCACGTCGCTGGGCAGGACGGCCCTCCACAAGAAGTTCGCCACCCGCGCCCAGGACTGGATGAACGTCTTCAACCCGCAGACCGGCTACCTGCAGGCCAAGAACAGGAACGGTCAGTTCGCGGGCGGTTTCACCCCGGGCACCTCCAACGGCTTCGTGGAGGGCACCTCCGCCCAGTACACCCCGATGGTCCCGTTCGACCTGCGGCAGCTCATCCAGGCGCGCGGCGGTGACAAGGCGTACTCGTCCTACCTGGACAGCCTGCTGGACAACATCACCGACCCAGGCAACACCGACGCCGACCTGAGCAACGAGCCCAGCGTGGAGATCCCCTGGGAGTACGACTACACGGGCCGGCCGTGGAAGACGCAGGCGGCCGTCCGCGAGGCCCAGCAGCACTTGTACTTCAACGCTCCGGTCGGCTCGTTCGGCAACGACGACCTCGGCGCGATGAGTTCCTGGTACGTCTGGTCCGCGCTCGGAATGTATCCGGAGACCCCGGGCACGGACACCCTGGCGCTGGGCAGTCCGGTGTTCCCGGTGGCACAGGTGGCCTTCCAGGGCGGCGGGACGGTGCGGATCAACGCGCCGCAGGCCGCGCCGAACGCGCCGTACGTGCAATCCCTGAACGTCAAGGGCAAGGCCTGGAAGAACGCGTGGCTGACGTACCGGCAGTTCAAGGGCGCGGGCAGCCTCGACTTCACGCTCGGCACCCGGCCCAACACGTCCTGGGCGTCGGACCCGTCGGCGGCACCGCCGTCGGACACCACGGGCGGCGACCGGGTGCTGGCCGCGACCGGCCCCTCCAGCGACGGCCTGGTGCTCCAGCCCGGCGCGTCCAGTGACGCCACGCTCGCCGTGACCAACCTCGGCAGCAAGGCCGTGACGGCCGACTGGAAGGCGACCGTTCCCTCGGGCGTCACGCTGGACACGGCGTCCGGCTCGCTGACCGTGCCCGCCTCGGGCAGCGCCGAGACCAGGGTCCACGTGACGGCGGGCAGGAGCGAGGGGACCTACCCGGTCACCTTCGCGCTGACCGACCACAGCACCGGCGCGACCCTGAGCGGGGCCACCCTTCGCGTGGCCGTGGCCAAGGCCGGTGCGCTGTGGCCGTACGAGACCAACGAGGGCGTCTACCCCGACGCCACGAAGTTCTCGGGCGGCTTCGACGGCGGCGGCTGGGCGTACTCGCAGAACGCGCTGTCGGCGGCGGGCGTCACGAGCGGCTCGACCCTCACCGTCGACGGCATCTCCTACGACTGGCCGACGGTGACGTCCGGTCAGCTGGACAACCTGGAGATGGCCGGCCAGACCATCCCGATGCCCGCCGGCACCTCGGGCGCCTCGCTGGGTCTGCTGGGCGCGGCGACCAACGCACCGACCGACGGGGTCTCCGGCACCGTGACCGTCACCTACACCGACGGCACCGTCTCGAAGGCCACGGTCGGCTTCTCCGACTGGACGCTCAACGGGGGGTCCGGCAAGCCGATCGCGGGCGACACCACGGCCGTCACGACGGCCTACCGTGACACCGGCAGCGGAGGCCGGGACAGCGTGAAGACCTACGTCTTCGCCACGAAGGTCGCGCTGGATCCGTCCAAGCAGGTGGCGTCGATCACGCTGCCGGTGACGGGCTCGTCGGGCACTGACCACCTGTTCGCCTACGGCTTCGGCCACTAG
- a CDS encoding TauD/TfdA family dioxygenase: MSQSTALPLVIESDGGESLAERVKEQRGELRAALLEHGALLLRGFPVRDVTAFDAVVRGLSGDPLTYTERSSPRHAIQGQVYTSTDYPPNEEIFLHNENSYQQAWPMALYFYCVQPPLSLGATSLAGTREVLAGLDPAVRDEFTRRDWRVVRNFHPGIGLSWQHVFDTEDRAAVEAYCAANDIEAMWLPGGGLRTTAVRKAVHTHPVSGERVWFNHAAFFHVTTLDEVIRDGLLEMFEEPDLPTNTYFGDGGRIPDDVIAHVRDCYRAATTRFDYRRHDVLVIDNMLTSHGREPFTGSREIAVAMAEPFRP; this comes from the coding sequence ATGAGCCAGAGCACAGCACTTCCACTCGTGATCGAGTCGGACGGGGGTGAAAGCCTCGCCGAGCGGGTCAAGGAGCAGCGGGGCGAACTGCGGGCCGCTCTGCTCGAACACGGGGCCCTGCTCCTGCGCGGCTTCCCGGTTCGGGACGTGACCGCCTTCGACGCCGTCGTCCGCGGGCTGTCGGGCGATCCGCTGACCTACACCGAGCGCTCCTCACCGCGCCACGCGATCCAGGGCCAGGTGTACACCTCCACCGACTACCCGCCGAACGAGGAGATCTTTCTCCACAACGAGAACTCCTACCAGCAGGCGTGGCCCATGGCGCTGTACTTCTACTGCGTCCAGCCCCCGCTGTCGCTGGGGGCGACATCGCTGGCCGGCACCCGTGAGGTGCTCGCCGGGCTCGATCCTGCCGTGCGCGACGAGTTCACCCGGAGGGACTGGCGGGTGGTGCGCAACTTCCACCCCGGGATCGGGCTGTCCTGGCAGCACGTGTTCGACACCGAGGACCGCGCAGCCGTGGAGGCGTACTGCGCGGCGAACGACATCGAGGCGATGTGGCTGCCCGGCGGCGGCCTGCGCACCACGGCGGTCAGGAAGGCCGTGCACACCCACCCGGTCTCCGGTGAACGGGTCTGGTTCAACCACGCCGCCTTCTTCCACGTCACCACGCTGGACGAGGTGATCCGGGACGGGCTGCTGGAGATGTTCGAGGAGCCGGATCTCCCGACGAACACCTACTTCGGCGACGGCGGCCGCATTCCCGACGACGTGATCGCCCACGTACGGGACTGCTACCGGGCCGCCACCACGCGCTTCGACTACCGCCGCCACGACGTGCTGGTCATCGACAACATGCTGACGTCGCACGGCCGGGAACCGTTCACCGGCTCGCGCGAGATCGCTGTCGCCATGGCCGAGCCCTTCCGTCCGTAG
- a CDS encoding fatty acyl-AMP ligase translates to MNLNHEVSVVHLLRRHAAERGDRTAVTYVFDHEAPDGARSLTYAELDAEARRVASWLQERCAPGDRAMLLHPAGLPFVTAFLGCLYAGVVAVPSPMPGQFQYQQRRVTKIAGDAALSVALTDLGQLHEAQQWAAAGGLELPVAASDAPDFGDGANWRDHDATTEDLALLQYTSGSTGDPKGVMVDHANLLHNAGSFGGALGFTEETNFGGWIPLYHDMGLMAQTLPGLFLGSQVVLMSPMSFLKRPHHWLRLIDRYDIGLSAAPNFAFELCTRRVTDEQMAGLDLSRWRFACNGSEPIQASTLREFAERFARAGFRAEQFAPSYGMAEATVFISALASRPPVFRTVDAQALEKHLVQDPEPGAPVRELVGCGDVPDFDVRIVDEHGAVLPDGTAGEIWLRGPSAARGYWGRPDATEDTFHARTADGDGPYLRTGDLGVLLDGEIYVTGRTKDLLIVHGRNLYPHDIEHELRLQHAPLKTLAGTVFTVPVPQEEVVVVHEVRGRFTEEELRELAVAMRATVHREFGVHAAGIVLLRPGAVRKTTSGKVQRGEMRSLFLAGDLSPLHADLAPGVRTVLPGAAG, encoded by the coding sequence GTGAACCTGAACCACGAGGTCAGCGTGGTCCATCTGCTGCGCCGTCACGCGGCAGAGCGGGGCGACCGGACGGCTGTCACCTACGTCTTCGACCACGAGGCGCCCGACGGCGCCCGCAGCCTGACCTATGCCGAACTGGACGCGGAGGCCCGCCGGGTGGCCTCCTGGCTCCAGGAGCGCTGTGCACCCGGAGACCGGGCGATGCTGCTGCACCCGGCCGGGCTGCCCTTCGTCACCGCCTTCCTCGGCTGCCTCTACGCCGGGGTCGTCGCGGTGCCGTCGCCGATGCCGGGTCAGTTCCAGTACCAGCAGCGCCGGGTGACGAAGATCGCCGGCGACGCGGCCCTGAGCGTGGCACTCACCGACCTCGGCCAGCTGCACGAGGCGCAGCAGTGGGCCGCCGCCGGCGGACTCGAACTGCCCGTCGCCGCCAGCGACGCCCCCGACTTCGGCGACGGCGCGAACTGGCGCGACCACGACGCCACCACCGAGGACCTGGCACTGCTGCAGTACACCTCCGGCTCGACCGGCGACCCCAAGGGCGTCATGGTCGACCACGCCAACCTGCTGCACAACGCGGGCAGTTTCGGCGGGGCCCTCGGCTTCACCGAGGAGACCAATTTCGGCGGCTGGATCCCCCTTTACCACGACATGGGCCTGATGGCGCAGACGCTGCCCGGCCTCTTCCTCGGCAGCCAGGTCGTACTGATGTCGCCGATGTCCTTCCTCAAGCGCCCGCATCACTGGCTCAGACTGATCGACCGCTACGACATCGGCCTGTCGGCCGCGCCCAACTTCGCCTTCGAGCTGTGCACCCGGCGGGTCACCGACGAGCAGATGGCGGGGCTCGACCTGTCCCGCTGGCGGTTCGCCTGCAACGGCTCCGAGCCGATCCAGGCCAGCACGCTGCGGGAGTTCGCCGAACGCTTCGCGCGGGCCGGTTTCCGGGCCGAGCAGTTCGCCCCCTCCTACGGGATGGCCGAGGCCACCGTCTTCATCTCGGCCCTCGCCTCCCGCCCGCCGGTCTTCCGCACCGTCGACGCACAGGCCCTGGAGAAGCACCTCGTCCAGGACCCCGAGCCGGGCGCCCCGGTGCGCGAGCTCGTCGGCTGCGGCGACGTGCCCGACTTCGACGTGCGGATCGTGGACGAGCACGGCGCCGTACTGCCCGACGGCACCGCCGGTGAGATCTGGCTGCGCGGACCGAGCGCCGCCAGGGGCTACTGGGGCCGCCCGGACGCGACCGAGGACACCTTCCACGCCCGCACCGCCGACGGCGACGGTCCCTATCTGCGCACCGGTGACCTCGGAGTCCTCCTCGACGGCGAGATCTACGTCACCGGCCGCACCAAGGACCTGCTCATCGTGCACGGCCGCAACCTCTACCCGCACGACATCGAGCACGAACTGCGGCTGCAGCACGCGCCGCTGAAGACCCTGGCCGGCACCGTTTTCACCGTCCCCGTGCCGCAGGAGGAGGTCGTGGTGGTGCACGAGGTCCGCGGCCGGTTCACCGAGGAGGAACTGCGCGAACTCGCCGTCGCCATGCGCGCCACCGTGCACCGCGAGTTCGGCGTGCACGCCGCGGGCATCGTGCTGCTGCGGCCCGGTGCCGTCCGCAAGACCACCAGCGGCAAGGTGCAGCGCGGCGAGATGCGGTCCCTGTTCCTGGCGGGAGACCTCTCCCCGCTGCACGCGGACCTGGCCCCCGGCGTGCGGACGGTCCTGCCCGGAGCGGCCGGGTGA
- a CDS encoding acyl-CoA dehydrogenase — MSAYVPQWPGGVSAALAEAMDAAAAAGGAFSGRRTADLDAVEAFPDQECALLDAAGFPRAYVPARLGGVPGGLPELVDALRVVAARDLTAAVAHAKTFLGSVPTWVAGTEEQQRALAALVLDEHAVVAWGLTEPGIGSDLLAGRLTAVPAPGGGWRLTGEKWPVNNATRGRLVCVLARTGPDGGPRGFSLFLVDKSALPDGTWQPLPKEPTHGIRGADISGLRLNDAPVPADALIGKVGDGLGIVLNALQLTRTMCVALSLGAGEHALRLAAEFAAGRALYATRLLLLPLARRTLGRAAASLALADAATLLAARCAHGLPGEMSTVSAAVKAGVPWIVQQAIDDLAEVLGARGFLTEHHAHGAFQKLERDHRIVAVFDGSTAVNRSLLISQFPLLARMIRTGAHDAAGLAAVTGQSPLPDLDFRALRLVSRTGCSVVQSVPDAAERVAALAAAGSLPQRTAQLAALLSARTQALADAMAELPPSAGNAPAAAFAVARRFELCFAGGAVLHLLAAPGGPERAMALTAALERCLELLAPGHRTPSEAYEPLVTSLAYPVEEPVR, encoded by the coding sequence GTGAGCGCGTACGTGCCCCAGTGGCCCGGCGGCGTGTCCGCCGCGCTGGCCGAGGCGATGGACGCGGCGGCCGCCGCCGGCGGCGCGTTCAGCGGGCGCCGCACCGCGGACCTGGACGCCGTGGAGGCATTCCCCGACCAGGAGTGCGCCCTGCTGGACGCCGCCGGCTTCCCCCGCGCCTACGTGCCGGCCCGGCTCGGCGGTGTCCCCGGGGGGCTGCCCGAACTGGTCGACGCGCTGCGCGTGGTGGCGGCCCGCGACCTGACCGCTGCCGTGGCCCACGCAAAGACCTTCCTCGGCTCCGTGCCGACCTGGGTCGCCGGAACCGAGGAACAGCAGCGGGCTCTGGCCGCCCTGGTGCTCGACGAGCACGCGGTGGTCGCCTGGGGCCTGACCGAACCGGGCATCGGCAGCGACCTGTTGGCCGGCCGGCTGACCGCCGTCCCCGCACCGGGGGGCGGGTGGCGGCTCACCGGCGAGAAATGGCCGGTCAACAATGCCACCCGGGGGCGTCTCGTCTGCGTCCTGGCACGCACCGGCCCGGACGGCGGCCCGCGCGGGTTCAGCCTCTTCCTGGTCGACAAGTCCGCCCTCCCGGACGGCACCTGGCAGCCGCTGCCCAAGGAGCCCACCCACGGCATCCGCGGCGCGGACATCAGCGGGCTCCGTCTGAACGACGCGCCCGTCCCGGCCGACGCGCTGATCGGCAAGGTTGGCGACGGCCTGGGCATCGTCCTGAACGCGCTGCAGCTCACCCGCACCATGTGCGTCGCGCTCTCCCTGGGCGCCGGAGAGCACGCACTGCGCCTGGCCGCCGAGTTCGCCGCCGGGCGCGCCCTCTACGCCACCCGGCTGCTGCTTCTGCCGCTGGCCCGGCGCACGCTGGGCAGGGCCGCCGCCTCCCTGGCCCTGGCCGACGCCGCGACCCTGCTGGCGGCGCGCTGCGCCCACGGACTCCCCGGCGAGATGAGCACCGTCTCGGCCGCCGTCAAGGCCGGGGTGCCCTGGATCGTCCAGCAGGCCATCGACGACCTCGCTGAAGTGTTGGGCGCCCGTGGTTTCCTGACGGAACATCATGCACACGGGGCGTTCCAGAAGCTGGAACGCGACCACCGGATCGTGGCCGTCTTCGACGGCAGCACGGCGGTCAACCGCTCCCTGCTCATCTCCCAGTTCCCCCTGCTGGCCAGGATGATCCGCACCGGCGCCCACGACGCGGCAGGACTCGCCGCGGTCACGGGGCAGAGCCCGCTGCCCGACCTCGACTTCCGGGCCCTGCGCCTGGTCAGCCGCACGGGCTGCAGCGTGGTCCAGTCCGTGCCGGACGCCGCGGAGCGGGTCGCCGCCCTGGCCGCGGCCGGCTCCCTGCCACAGCGCACCGCCCAACTGGCCGCGCTGCTCTCCGCGCGGACGCAGGCGCTCGCGGACGCCATGGCCGAACTGCCGCCGAGCGCCGGGAACGCCCCGGCCGCCGCCTTCGCCGTCGCCCGGCGCTTCGAGCTGTGCTTCGCCGGCGGCGCCGTCCTCCACCTGCTCGCCGCACCCGGCGGCCCGGAGCGCGCCATGGCCCTGACCGCCGCCCTGGAGCGGTGCCTGGAGTTGCTGGCCCCCGGCCACCGGACACCCTCCGAAGCCTACGAGCCCCTCGTCACGTCACTCGCGTACCCCGTGGAGGAACCGGTCCGATGA
- a CDS encoding acyl-CoA dehydrogenase: MTLLDPAGSTGPAAAADQGDRLEALFGDADDPANPVGRAAVLAADDQGTMLAAGEEMLTAFGLNAQFVPWALGGRFTGPEELIGVMRAVYRRDPCLGLGYGVGSFMAAVNVWTAGSAEQQDRLAGHLLSGGRVACGYHELAHGNDFARAEVSALTGPDGRLLLNGRKEVVANIARAGAIVLFARTSDAPGSRSHSQLLLETDGLPPRAVTRLPRFGTVGMRGVPLGGIEFTDCPAPADTVVGAPGHGLETAQRSFQITRIALPGMTVGLLDTALRTALRGALGRRLYGRTAADLVLNRTVLAEAFADLLLADAFVTVAARAAHTAPAQCAVYASAVKLLVPTLLMAAVRRLGDLLGSQFYLRDAEQPLFQKLQRDVLPSAFGHASRVSCQSALLPQLPLTARRTWNKDDGPALPATTFRPGEALDPMDFGALAVTAGGRDPLSRTLIEGAEHRTGEDRAIAEQATEYAAEVRALSAEAALLTHDQLGPAAPPEAFDLTTRWASALAAAACLGLWWQRPEDGRGLGAEPAWVLAALHRLGAHTGRHHDPLSEPLAERLYAELLRRLDAGLTFDHACRPTGA, from the coding sequence ATGACTCTCCTCGACCCTGCCGGGAGCACCGGCCCCGCGGCCGCCGCCGATCAAGGCGACCGGCTGGAGGCCCTGTTCGGCGACGCCGACGACCCCGCCAACCCGGTCGGCCGGGCGGCGGTGCTCGCCGCCGACGACCAGGGCACCATGCTCGCGGCCGGCGAGGAGATGCTCACCGCTTTCGGCCTGAACGCCCAGTTCGTCCCGTGGGCCCTGGGCGGCAGGTTCACCGGCCCCGAGGAGCTCATCGGCGTGATGCGAGCCGTCTACCGGCGCGACCCCTGCCTGGGCCTCGGCTACGGAGTCGGCTCCTTCATGGCCGCCGTCAACGTCTGGACCGCGGGCAGCGCCGAGCAGCAGGACCGGCTCGCCGGGCACCTGCTCTCCGGCGGCCGGGTGGCCTGCGGCTACCACGAGCTGGCCCACGGCAACGATTTCGCGCGCGCCGAGGTCTCCGCGCTGACCGGTCCGGACGGGCGGCTGCTCCTCAACGGCCGCAAGGAGGTGGTGGCCAACATCGCGCGGGCCGGCGCCATCGTGCTCTTCGCCCGCACCAGCGACGCCCCCGGCAGCCGCAGCCACTCCCAGCTGCTGCTGGAGACCGACGGGCTGCCGCCCCGGGCCGTCACCCGCCTGCCCCGCTTCGGCACCGTCGGGATGCGCGGAGTGCCGCTCGGCGGCATCGAGTTCACCGACTGCCCCGCACCGGCCGACACCGTGGTCGGGGCCCCCGGCCACGGCCTGGAGACCGCCCAGCGCTCCTTCCAGATCACCCGGATCGCCCTGCCCGGCATGACCGTCGGCCTGCTCGACACCGCGCTGCGCACCGCCCTGCGCGGCGCACTCGGCCGCCGGCTGTACGGCAGAACCGCCGCGGACCTGGTCCTGAACCGGACAGTGCTCGCCGAGGCCTTCGCCGACCTGCTGCTGGCGGACGCGTTCGTCACCGTCGCCGCCCGCGCGGCACACACCGCACCCGCGCAGTGCGCCGTCTACGCCTCGGCGGTCAAACTCCTCGTCCCCACGCTGCTGATGGCGGCCGTCCGACGGCTCGGCGACCTGCTCGGCTCGCAGTTCTACCTGCGCGACGCCGAACAGCCGTTGTTCCAGAAGCTGCAGCGCGACGTGCTGCCGTCGGCCTTCGGCCACGCCTCCCGGGTCTCCTGCCAGTCCGCGCTGCTGCCCCAACTGCCGCTGACCGCGCGGCGCACCTGGAACAAGGACGACGGACCGGCGCTGCCCGCCACCACCTTCCGGCCCGGGGAGGCGCTGGACCCGATGGACTTCGGCGCGCTCGCCGTCACCGCGGGCGGACGCGACCCGCTCTCCCGGACCCTGATCGAGGGGGCCGAGCATCGCACCGGCGAGGACCGGGCGATCGCCGAGCAGGCCACGGAGTACGCCGCCGAGGTACGGGCCCTGTCCGCCGAGGCTGCGCTGCTCACCCACGACCAGCTGGGCCCCGCCGCACCGCCCGAGGCCTTCGACCTGACGACCCGGTGGGCCTCGGCGCTCGCCGCCGCGGCCTGTCTGGGCCTGTGGTGGCAGCGACCCGAGGACGGCCGGGGCCTGGGCGCCGAACCCGCCTGGGTCCTGGCGGCGCTGCACCGGCTGGGCGCCCACACCGGGCGCCACCACGACCCGCTGTCCGAGCCGCTCGCCGAGCGCCTGTACGCGGAGCTCCTCCGGCGTCTCGACGCCGGCCTCACGTTCGACCACGCCTGCCGCCCCACCGGCGCGTGA
- a CDS encoding acyl carrier protein — MAETTDHADAVGTDEIRQWLRGCVAASVRVPAEDIDFEAPLSEYGLDSVYVLSLCADIEDRYGIEVEPTLLWDHPAIGPLAEALTPLIADR; from the coding sequence ATGGCCGAGACCACCGACCACGCGGACGCCGTGGGCACCGACGAGATCCGGCAGTGGCTGCGCGGCTGCGTGGCCGCGAGCGTCCGGGTCCCCGCCGAGGACATCGACTTCGAGGCCCCGCTGTCCGAGTACGGCCTCGACTCCGTCTACGTGCTCAGTCTCTGCGCCGACATCGAGGACCGCTACGGCATAGAGGTGGAGCCCACCCTGCTCTGGGACCACCCCGCCATCGGCCCGCTCGCGGAGGCACTCACCCCGCTGATCGCCGACCGCTAG
- a CDS encoding cytochrome P450: MDPGLYSHGDPFVQWRWLRANDPVYWHPATELPGFWALTRYEDVRTAYRDAETFSSAQGILLRPADHGADPGGGRTLALTDAPRHRQLRGLVDEWFSVRSVRSLEAEMAGITKKIVDRALQQGRCDFVGDVAARVPLYVICRMMGVPESDWEYLYDLTSQAFAAGDPLDRRFAHLNILGYFETLQEEKARRPADDLVSVLATATLDGERLGAEDVILNCDNLLVGGTENTRISAAGGMLAFLEHPGQWQKLVEDRELLPSAVEEVLRWTSTATHIMRTATRTTEIHGRTIEAGDPVVFWLPSANRDETVFDDPDTFTVTRRPNRHLALGFGEHFCLGSVLAKVELRLLYGELLDRSVRVELAGEPRLLDSIVVNGPESLPVALTAA, encoded by the coding sequence GTGGATCCCGGACTCTACTCGCACGGCGATCCTTTTGTGCAGTGGCGCTGGCTGCGGGCCAACGATCCGGTGTACTGGCACCCGGCCACGGAGCTGCCCGGCTTCTGGGCGCTGACCCGCTACGAGGACGTGCGCACCGCCTACCGGGACGCGGAGACCTTCAGCTCGGCCCAGGGGATCCTGCTCCGGCCGGCCGACCACGGTGCCGACCCGGGCGGCGGCCGCACCCTGGCCCTGACCGACGCGCCGCGCCACCGCCAACTGCGCGGCTTGGTGGACGAGTGGTTCTCGGTGCGCTCGGTGCGCTCGCTCGAGGCGGAGATGGCGGGAATCACCAAGAAAATCGTCGACAGGGCGCTGCAGCAGGGCAGGTGCGACTTCGTGGGGGACGTCGCCGCGCGTGTTCCGCTCTACGTGATCTGCAGGATGATGGGGGTACCGGAGTCCGACTGGGAGTACCTCTACGACCTGACCAGCCAGGCCTTCGCGGCCGGTGACCCGCTCGACCGCCGGTTCGCCCACCTGAACATCCTCGGGTACTTCGAGACGCTCCAGGAGGAGAAGGCGCGGCGGCCGGCCGACGACCTGGTGAGCGTGCTGGCGACGGCCACCCTCGACGGCGAACGGCTCGGCGCGGAGGACGTCATCCTCAACTGCGACAACCTGCTGGTCGGGGGCACGGAGAACACCCGGATCTCCGCCGCCGGGGGCATGCTCGCCTTCCTCGAACACCCCGGGCAGTGGCAGAAGCTGGTGGAGGACCGGGAGCTGCTGCCCTCCGCAGTGGAGGAGGTGCTGCGCTGGACCTCGACCGCCACCCACATCATGCGCACCGCGACCCGGACCACCGAGATCCACGGAAGGACCATCGAGGCGGGCGACCCGGTGGTCTTCTGGCTGCCGTCGGCCAACCGCGACGAGACCGTCTTCGACGACCCCGACACCTTCACTGTCACCCGCAGGCCCAACCGGCACCTGGCCCTTGGTTTCGGCGAGCACTTCTGCCTCGGCAGCGTGCTCGCCAAGGTCGAACTGCGGTTGCTCTACGGTGAGTTGCTCGACCGGTCGGTGCGAGTGGAACTCGCCGGCGAGCCCAGGCTGCTGGACTCGATCGTCGTCAACGGACCGGAGAGCCTCCCGGTCGCACTGACCGCGGCCTGA